A window from Zingiber officinale cultivar Zhangliang chromosome 7A, Zo_v1.1, whole genome shotgun sequence encodes these proteins:
- the LOC122001369 gene encoding two-component response regulator ORR21-like isoform X2, with amino-acid sequence MGLKVLVVDDDNASLSLAKNLLLCCGYDVTTCSQAAEAIFLLQENHGFDLIMTDFCMTDMDGFKLFELAGFNMHLPIIMLSADSRFEYVIKGLNHGACGFLCKPLRLEEMQTIWQFVIKRKWPRNEVSECYGFLKVHNYEGNRCSTGGTGNASTMNTLTNTFMRSKEKKNQDKEDSEPDNMEPPSKKQRLAWSLELHKKFVNAVNLIGIDRAVPKRILDVINVPGLTRAMVASHLQKFRLQLKKLNGIAEYNAELGKFLLCASMNADFSQLRTLDNQTLSILRKITPEALTALQDMSAISQNIQRQDAQGSNPVFPIHGTLEKSTGESPLIPSLPTCNLEVAGSSNANNFQCLNAQYENNLTEMAQQELNAVVSESCETLNLQSSVAPIQSSSVLQVQQVIDMLDENCMAASLPSPTTLQHSITPVIPNSFATSSANLHTVNCPAMMNHSSMIGHTQPITRMLAGDNLDESFSAFQSKQFTHFQPSTNIVAENILDTVNHNNHASGECSSIRDYSQLSFQQDNAPRVTPIITDVLNGPLDKSLSIPGSSFSSEQVPFHTYVSSRWSIPEYVGYPSGSFYIVPNSCSNETDRVDMRELFDQRQSRSSVSSGGTCFLNQFPVVETGTLSDCLTNGDRCTSPNEDVDPHDLSGYDKMT; translated from the exons TTACAACTTGCTCTCAAGCTGCAGAAGCAATATTTCTTCTGCAGGAAAACCATGGATTTGATCTGATAATGACTGATTTCTGTatgactgacatggatggattcAAGTTGTTTGAATTAGCTGGTTTTAATATGCATCTACCCATTATCA TGCTGTCTGCTGATTCAAGATTTGAGTATGTGATCAAAGGATTAAACCATGGAGCCTGTGGATTTTTATGTAAACCTTTACGCTTGGAAGAGATGCAAACCATTTGGcagtttgttatcaaaagaaagtGGCCCAGAAACGAAGTATCAGAGTGTTATGGTTTTCTAAAGGTTCATAATTATGAGGGCAATAGGTGCTCCACTGGTGGTACTGGAAATGCTTCTACAATGAACACTTTGACCAATACGTTCATGAgaagcaaagaaaagaaaaatcaagataAAGAAGATAGTGAACCTGATAATATGGAGCCTCCATCAAAGAAACAACGATTAGCTTGGTCATTGGAACTTCATAAGAAGTTTGTAAATGCTGTTAATCTGATTGGCATAGACA ggGCTGTGCCCAAGAGAATCCTAGATGTGATTAATGTTCCTGGTCTAACTAGAGCAATGGTTGCAAGTCACTTGCAG AAATTCAGGTTACAGCTGAAGAAATTGAATGGAATAGCTGAATACAACGCTGAACTTGGAAAGTTTCTACTATGTGCTTCCATGAATGCAGATTTCTCACAACTCAGAACACTTGATAACCAAACTCTATCAATCTTAAGGAAAATTACTCCAGAAGCCCTGACTGCCTTGCAAGACATGTCTGCAATTAGCCAAAATATCCAGCGGCAAGATGCACAAGGGTCTAATCCTGTTTTCCCCATTCATGGAACATTAGAGAAATCCACAGGAGAATCTCCACTTATTCCCTCCCTTCCCACTTGCAATCTTGAAGTCGCAGGCTCTTCCAATGCAAACAATTTCCAATGTTTGAATGCTCAGTATGAAAACAATTTGACAGAAATGGCACAACAGGAGCTAAATGCTGTGGTGTCAGAATCCTGTGAAACACTTAACCTTCAAAGTTCAGTAGCACCAATTCAGTCATCAAGTGTCCTTCAGGTTCAGCAGGTTATTGATATGTTGGATGAGAACTGTATGGCTGCATCTCTTCCATCACCTACCACTCTACAACACAGCATTACTCCTGTGATTCCAAATTCCTTTGCAACATCATCTGCTAACTTGCACACAGTGAACTGTCCTGCTATGATGAACCACTCCTCTATGATAGGCCACACTCAACCAATTACAAGAATGCTAGCTGGTGACAATCTTGATGAGAGTTTCAGTGCATTTCAATCCAAACAATTCACCCATTTCCAGCCATCAACTAATATTGTAGCAGAAAACATTCTTGATACTGTGAACCATAACAACCATGCCTCGGGTGAATGCAGTTCGATCAGAGATTATAGCCAACTTTCATTTCAACAAGATAATGCACCTAGAGTCACACCAATAATAACAGATGTCCTGAATGGCCCTTTGGACAAAAGCTTATCCATTCCTGGTTCAAGTTTCTCCTCTGAGCAAGTGCCATTTCATACTTATGTCAGCAGTCGGTGGAGTATTCCTGAATATGTAGGATATCCATCAGGATCATTTTATATTGTTCCCAACTCCTGCAGCAATGAAACAGATAGGGTAGATATGAGGGAGTTGTTTGATCAAAGGCAATCAAGAAGTTCTGTTTCTAGTGGCGGAACCTGTTTTCTGAACCAGTTTCCAGTGGTGGAAACTGGAACACTGAGTGATTGCTTAACCAATGGTGACAGATGCACTAGTCCAAATGAAGATGTGGATCCACATGATCTTTCTGGATATGACAAAATGACTTAA
- the LOC122001369 gene encoding two-component response regulator ORR21-like isoform X1: protein MVNMQSCSENNFHATLNICEDFKLPDNFPMGLKVLVVDDDNASLSLAKNLLLCCGYDVTTCSQAAEAIFLLQENHGFDLIMTDFCMTDMDGFKLFELAGFNMHLPIIMLSADSRFEYVIKGLNHGACGFLCKPLRLEEMQTIWQFVIKRKWPRNEVSECYGFLKVHNYEGNRCSTGGTGNASTMNTLTNTFMRSKEKKNQDKEDSEPDNMEPPSKKQRLAWSLELHKKFVNAVNLIGIDRAVPKRILDVINVPGLTRAMVASHLQKFRLQLKKLNGIAEYNAELGKFLLCASMNADFSQLRTLDNQTLSILRKITPEALTALQDMSAISQNIQRQDAQGSNPVFPIHGTLEKSTGESPLIPSLPTCNLEVAGSSNANNFQCLNAQYENNLTEMAQQELNAVVSESCETLNLQSSVAPIQSSSVLQVQQVIDMLDENCMAASLPSPTTLQHSITPVIPNSFATSSANLHTVNCPAMMNHSSMIGHTQPITRMLAGDNLDESFSAFQSKQFTHFQPSTNIVAENILDTVNHNNHASGECSSIRDYSQLSFQQDNAPRVTPIITDVLNGPLDKSLSIPGSSFSSEQVPFHTYVSSRWSIPEYVGYPSGSFYIVPNSCSNETDRVDMRELFDQRQSRSSVSSGGTCFLNQFPVVETGTLSDCLTNGDRCTSPNEDVDPHDLSGYDKMT, encoded by the exons TTACAACTTGCTCTCAAGCTGCAGAAGCAATATTTCTTCTGCAGGAAAACCATGGATTTGATCTGATAATGACTGATTTCTGTatgactgacatggatggattcAAGTTGTTTGAATTAGCTGGTTTTAATATGCATCTACCCATTATCA TGCTGTCTGCTGATTCAAGATTTGAGTATGTGATCAAAGGATTAAACCATGGAGCCTGTGGATTTTTATGTAAACCTTTACGCTTGGAAGAGATGCAAACCATTTGGcagtttgttatcaaaagaaagtGGCCCAGAAACGAAGTATCAGAGTGTTATGGTTTTCTAAAGGTTCATAATTATGAGGGCAATAGGTGCTCCACTGGTGGTACTGGAAATGCTTCTACAATGAACACTTTGACCAATACGTTCATGAgaagcaaagaaaagaaaaatcaagataAAGAAGATAGTGAACCTGATAATATGGAGCCTCCATCAAAGAAACAACGATTAGCTTGGTCATTGGAACTTCATAAGAAGTTTGTAAATGCTGTTAATCTGATTGGCATAGACA ggGCTGTGCCCAAGAGAATCCTAGATGTGATTAATGTTCCTGGTCTAACTAGAGCAATGGTTGCAAGTCACTTGCAG AAATTCAGGTTACAGCTGAAGAAATTGAATGGAATAGCTGAATACAACGCTGAACTTGGAAAGTTTCTACTATGTGCTTCCATGAATGCAGATTTCTCACAACTCAGAACACTTGATAACCAAACTCTATCAATCTTAAGGAAAATTACTCCAGAAGCCCTGACTGCCTTGCAAGACATGTCTGCAATTAGCCAAAATATCCAGCGGCAAGATGCACAAGGGTCTAATCCTGTTTTCCCCATTCATGGAACATTAGAGAAATCCACAGGAGAATCTCCACTTATTCCCTCCCTTCCCACTTGCAATCTTGAAGTCGCAGGCTCTTCCAATGCAAACAATTTCCAATGTTTGAATGCTCAGTATGAAAACAATTTGACAGAAATGGCACAACAGGAGCTAAATGCTGTGGTGTCAGAATCCTGTGAAACACTTAACCTTCAAAGTTCAGTAGCACCAATTCAGTCATCAAGTGTCCTTCAGGTTCAGCAGGTTATTGATATGTTGGATGAGAACTGTATGGCTGCATCTCTTCCATCACCTACCACTCTACAACACAGCATTACTCCTGTGATTCCAAATTCCTTTGCAACATCATCTGCTAACTTGCACACAGTGAACTGTCCTGCTATGATGAACCACTCCTCTATGATAGGCCACACTCAACCAATTACAAGAATGCTAGCTGGTGACAATCTTGATGAGAGTTTCAGTGCATTTCAATCCAAACAATTCACCCATTTCCAGCCATCAACTAATATTGTAGCAGAAAACATTCTTGATACTGTGAACCATAACAACCATGCCTCGGGTGAATGCAGTTCGATCAGAGATTATAGCCAACTTTCATTTCAACAAGATAATGCACCTAGAGTCACACCAATAATAACAGATGTCCTGAATGGCCCTTTGGACAAAAGCTTATCCATTCCTGGTTCAAGTTTCTCCTCTGAGCAAGTGCCATTTCATACTTATGTCAGCAGTCGGTGGAGTATTCCTGAATATGTAGGATATCCATCAGGATCATTTTATATTGTTCCCAACTCCTGCAGCAATGAAACAGATAGGGTAGATATGAGGGAGTTGTTTGATCAAAGGCAATCAAGAAGTTCTGTTTCTAGTGGCGGAACCTGTTTTCTGAACCAGTTTCCAGTGGTGGAAACTGGAACACTGAGTGATTGCTTAACCAATGGTGACAGATGCACTAGTCCAAATGAAGATGTGGATCCACATGATCTTTCTGGATATGACAAAATGACTTAA
- the LOC122001369 gene encoding two-component response regulator ORR21-like isoform X3, with amino-acid sequence MTDFCMTDMDGFKLFELAGFNMHLPIIMLSADSRFEYVIKGLNHGACGFLCKPLRLEEMQTIWQFVIKRKWPRNEVSECYGFLKVHNYEGNRCSTGGTGNASTMNTLTNTFMRSKEKKNQDKEDSEPDNMEPPSKKQRLAWSLELHKKFVNAVNLIGIDRAVPKRILDVINVPGLTRAMVASHLQKFRLQLKKLNGIAEYNAELGKFLLCASMNADFSQLRTLDNQTLSILRKITPEALTALQDMSAISQNIQRQDAQGSNPVFPIHGTLEKSTGESPLIPSLPTCNLEVAGSSNANNFQCLNAQYENNLTEMAQQELNAVVSESCETLNLQSSVAPIQSSSVLQVQQVIDMLDENCMAASLPSPTTLQHSITPVIPNSFATSSANLHTVNCPAMMNHSSMIGHTQPITRMLAGDNLDESFSAFQSKQFTHFQPSTNIVAENILDTVNHNNHASGECSSIRDYSQLSFQQDNAPRVTPIITDVLNGPLDKSLSIPGSSFSSEQVPFHTYVSSRWSIPEYVGYPSGSFYIVPNSCSNETDRVDMRELFDQRQSRSSVSSGGTCFLNQFPVVETGTLSDCLTNGDRCTSPNEDVDPHDLSGYDKMT; translated from the exons ATGACTGATTTCTGTatgactgacatggatggattcAAGTTGTTTGAATTAGCTGGTTTTAATATGCATCTACCCATTATCA TGCTGTCTGCTGATTCAAGATTTGAGTATGTGATCAAAGGATTAAACCATGGAGCCTGTGGATTTTTATGTAAACCTTTACGCTTGGAAGAGATGCAAACCATTTGGcagtttgttatcaaaagaaagtGGCCCAGAAACGAAGTATCAGAGTGTTATGGTTTTCTAAAGGTTCATAATTATGAGGGCAATAGGTGCTCCACTGGTGGTACTGGAAATGCTTCTACAATGAACACTTTGACCAATACGTTCATGAgaagcaaagaaaagaaaaatcaagataAAGAAGATAGTGAACCTGATAATATGGAGCCTCCATCAAAGAAACAACGATTAGCTTGGTCATTGGAACTTCATAAGAAGTTTGTAAATGCTGTTAATCTGATTGGCATAGACA ggGCTGTGCCCAAGAGAATCCTAGATGTGATTAATGTTCCTGGTCTAACTAGAGCAATGGTTGCAAGTCACTTGCAG AAATTCAGGTTACAGCTGAAGAAATTGAATGGAATAGCTGAATACAACGCTGAACTTGGAAAGTTTCTACTATGTGCTTCCATGAATGCAGATTTCTCACAACTCAGAACACTTGATAACCAAACTCTATCAATCTTAAGGAAAATTACTCCAGAAGCCCTGACTGCCTTGCAAGACATGTCTGCAATTAGCCAAAATATCCAGCGGCAAGATGCACAAGGGTCTAATCCTGTTTTCCCCATTCATGGAACATTAGAGAAATCCACAGGAGAATCTCCACTTATTCCCTCCCTTCCCACTTGCAATCTTGAAGTCGCAGGCTCTTCCAATGCAAACAATTTCCAATGTTTGAATGCTCAGTATGAAAACAATTTGACAGAAATGGCACAACAGGAGCTAAATGCTGTGGTGTCAGAATCCTGTGAAACACTTAACCTTCAAAGTTCAGTAGCACCAATTCAGTCATCAAGTGTCCTTCAGGTTCAGCAGGTTATTGATATGTTGGATGAGAACTGTATGGCTGCATCTCTTCCATCACCTACCACTCTACAACACAGCATTACTCCTGTGATTCCAAATTCCTTTGCAACATCATCTGCTAACTTGCACACAGTGAACTGTCCTGCTATGATGAACCACTCCTCTATGATAGGCCACACTCAACCAATTACAAGAATGCTAGCTGGTGACAATCTTGATGAGAGTTTCAGTGCATTTCAATCCAAACAATTCACCCATTTCCAGCCATCAACTAATATTGTAGCAGAAAACATTCTTGATACTGTGAACCATAACAACCATGCCTCGGGTGAATGCAGTTCGATCAGAGATTATAGCCAACTTTCATTTCAACAAGATAATGCACCTAGAGTCACACCAATAATAACAGATGTCCTGAATGGCCCTTTGGACAAAAGCTTATCCATTCCTGGTTCAAGTTTCTCCTCTGAGCAAGTGCCATTTCATACTTATGTCAGCAGTCGGTGGAGTATTCCTGAATATGTAGGATATCCATCAGGATCATTTTATATTGTTCCCAACTCCTGCAGCAATGAAACAGATAGGGTAGATATGAGGGAGTTGTTTGATCAAAGGCAATCAAGAAGTTCTGTTTCTAGTGGCGGAACCTGTTTTCTGAACCAGTTTCCAGTGGTGGAAACTGGAACACTGAGTGATTGCTTAACCAATGGTGACAGATGCACTAGTCCAAATGAAGATGTGGATCCACATGATCTTTCTGGATATGACAAAATGACTTAA